CCCAAACAACCTACTCCACTGGAGGAGATggatatgaaataaataataacagcaatgGATACAGAATCACAAAATGAGAGAAGAGCCCCAAAGGAGAGCAGTGTGGTCCTAGGGGAGTGTTTAACAAAGAACCTTGCCTGGACCTGCATGGGGAGTCTGGCCAGAGAAGTCTTCCCTCCCCTTACCCTATGTTGGACCAAGCATAATACCCTTCTCCCTGGTCCCTTCTCCCTTGTTCTTCCCAATTCCTTTCTGCTCCTTCTCCGCTTTGAGAGAAGCAAAGAAGATATTCTTTACTATCCCACGCCCACATGCAAATTGTGCATCATTTTCCCACTCTCAAGATTCAACCCCAATTTCATGACCAAGTGTCCACTCCTTCAGGAAGCCCAAGTGACCCCACCCCCCAAGGCTGGGCCACCCTCCTATTTTCCCACGACATCCTATATTTACTTCTGACAAAACATGTATGACATTGCACGGGGATTTCTGATGAATGAGGTTTTCCCCACTAGAGTGAAATGTCTTAAGGCAAGGCTTTGGTCTTTCTGTACCCCAGCATCCCACCCAACATTTCAGGAAAAAACTTTTGGAGTATCATTGATTTTTCAATTTCCACATTcagaatatatccagaatctgtcCATCCCTAATcaccaccattaccaccaccCCAGTTCAACCCTGCTTCATTCTCTAATGATCAAGGGTTGCAGTGTCCAAGACAGTCACCATGAGTGACATGTGAGtactgaacacttgaaatatgACCAGAAGTGTGAGATGCACTGGAAGTGTATACACTTTGGACTTCAAAGGCTTAAAGcaaaggaatgtaaaatatctcactaaTAATTCTTATATTGTTGAAGTAATAATATTTTGAATCTATTAGGTTAATAAAATATACCATTAAAACTAGCTTcctctttttttcatgttttttaatgtAGCTACTAGTAAGTTTAAAATGTCCTGTGTGGCccacattatatttctgttggatgGCACTGCTCTAGGGAATTTGTCTTTAGCTGCTCTCCCAGCTTCCACTCTTGCCTGCGCCCTACAATCTGCTCTCCGCAAAGGCAGTCCTAGTGAACCTTTGAagcataaatggaatcatatttcTTCCCCTGCTCGAAACACTCTGGTGGCTCCTTAGCATTCTTAGAATTAAGTCCAAAGTCCTCCCCATGATCTTTAAGCCTATGTTACCTGCTTCCTATTTCCCATATCCCCCAACACTCCCCATCTCAGTTACTGCACTCCAGGTGCATTGGCTTTTGGGTTGTTCTTTGAGCAGGCCGAGCCTGTGCTTACCTCAGGGCCTTGATATCTCTCTGCCAGTAACTCTTGGTCCCCAGAAATCTGCAAGctgctctccttcatttctttcagatttcAGCTCAAATGCCTACCTTGAAAATACCCCCCAAACCAATatcccctccttccccttccaccCAACCCTACTTCCCTACTTTGGTTTTCTTCATATCACTTATCATTACCTACAAGTGTAACAtaataagatatatttttacttgtttgcctgtttatttattttctatcccCTCCCCAATAGCATGCCAGCTCCAAGAGGACAAGGAGTTTGTGTCTACTGTCTCTGGCTATCATAGATGCTCAGTGAACATTTGccgaatgaataaatgaatgaatgaacaaatagtggacattcaacacacatttggtgaacaaatgaacaaatggagCAGGGGCCCATGGAGTCTAAATGAGGCTGTTGGAAGAGCAGAAGTGAGGTGTGATCAAGTTTGGGCATGGGGAAAAAAGTGCACAGACACTGTTAAGAACTTTTCATCTGCACGTTTATTAATTCTCACTCCCCTCAGGCAAGGATGGGCTTTGGTGAGGGGAAGGAAAGAACCTTAGGGATATTGCTGGGAAGAAAGACCTTGGAGAGCTTCCTACTCTTTGTGAATATTCTCATGGGCAGTCTCCAGCACAGAGGTCACCAGGGACATGAATTCCTTAAAGCTGACCTGTCCATCTCGATCAGAATCCAGATCTTGGAATATTTTGTCAATGGTAGGTTTATCTTTGGTATTCTAGGAGAAAAGGAGAGCAGAGACTTTGAGCTCAGAAGCTCCACCCAAGACCCACCCCCTTTCTCAGGCCTCCCCGGAGCTCAGCTTAGGAAGGAACATCAGCTCATTAGCCAACGCTGTATTGGGAATCCAGTGCAACAAAACAGAAGACACAACTGTCATGAACCATCCTGGAGTCATGAAGGCTTCACCTGGAAGATGCTCTGCAGCTCACCCAATCCAGCCCTCCACTGCCCTAATAAACCCcactttacatatgaggaaacaaaTTCTGGAGAAAGGAGCCAAGTAGAGTCTAAGGTGAAAGAGTGAGTttctgagagagagaggcagaggtcCCATCCCACTGCAGCGTGATCGCAGGCTTGGGAGCACATACTGGAGCCCACCCACTCCGGTCCTGTCCCACCATCCTCCCGCAGGCCTTGCCATTCCTCTCAGTGCAGGAGGTAGGCAAGTTTGCATGAGAGGAGTATCACCTACCTTGAGGATGTTTGCAAGTTCCTTTGTTATCAGCTGCTTCAGCTCTCCTTTGGAGAGGGTGTCAAAATGCCCCACCCGAACTGAGTACTGGTGGAAGATGTTAATGACCCCTTCCATGTGATCTTCCAGCTTAGTCATCTTCCCAGCCTCACGTTAACCTTCAAGGAAACAAGGGAGGTCTCATTTGTGGGTAGGGTGGGGAAGAGAAGGACATAAACTGTCTGAAGCCTAAAACAATCAACCTCGATTTCCCATGGTGTTTCACAGCACCTCATCCACCTGGGAGGATAATTTGGAGGGCATTCCTCACTCAGACTCACCCTGGAAGGGTTCTGTAGTTGGCCAGGCTGTTTGCTTACCCCAGGTGATGGTGCTTTGGCCACACATCCCTTACAAATAGTCACCACCCATCCCTGCCTAGCCACCCTAAGTCCTGGGGCTGGGTCTACCTAGCACAGCAAGAGCTAGTCTACTTGGGTTTAAAATGCAGTGTCAGCTCAGAGGTGCTCAGACAAGCAGAAGATTATGTCTTCCAATATCCTATGACTGTAAAGTGGCCACCTGCAATCACCACCCTGTGGACCACCTGAGGACCCAGCCAGGGAAAGGGCACTTACCCTTCAATGCACAGGAGTGTGGAGCTATAGCAAGAAGCCAGCACTGGTGAAGGGTGCTTAGCTAAGGAGGTTTTTATACGGTGCTACAAGCTTCATAATCATGCTTGGGTGAAGAAATCTCTCATTCGTTGTGAGGCAATTGTTGGACAGCTCTCTATTGCTCAAGAGGAGCTTCAGACCTGTGGTTTTGACTGCAATAGGAGCAGCTCAGATTGTACTCACCCTGAATCTCACCTTCCTCCTCAGCCTGAAACAAAAGTCCCCAACCCACCCCACCCATTCCACACACCAGTGACCTGCACATTTCTCAGCCCTGGGCCAGGGCCCAGCCTTCAGGTTTAGCTCCACCCCCTGTTACCTAATAAAAGGCTAAGAAAACAAGTTTCACTGCCTGGATGGTTCCTGCctagagagggaaggagaggggagaggcgTTTGTTGAGTGTCTATTATAACAAaaatgataacaacaacaaagtGAGCGTGTAATCCTAGAGTAGGAAAAAGGACAGTAGTTAAAAACTAAGATATTCTGAATAAAGTATAGAACCTAACTAATGATAATATATCAATGGtagtttattagttttaacaAGTATACCATTATAATGTAAAACGTTAACAGTAGCGTAAACTATATACAGGTATACTCAGATGGGAACTGTCCAcactatctttttaatttttctgtaaatctataattgttctaaaaaataaagtctatgtttcttcaaaagtgaagatgggggccgagcccgtggcgcactcgggagagtgcggcactgggagcgcggcgacgctcccgccgcgggttcggatcctatataggaatggccggtacactcactggctgagtgccggtcacgaaaaagacaaaaaaaaaaaagggaagatggATTGGGCACTCACAGCATGCTAGACACTGCTCCACACAGACCCCCACCTAGTTCTCGGAACAGTCCTGTGGGTGCTAATAGTATGCCCATgagttcagaaaggttaaataacttttctaAGTGTCAAACCCAAATTTTTCTACCTTCAAAACTTTTGCCactgttgtaaatatttttttcctaaaataagcATAggcttttg
The sequence above is drawn from the Cynocephalus volans isolate mCynVol1 chromosome 8, mCynVol1.pri, whole genome shotgun sequence genome and encodes:
- the S100A12 gene encoding protein S100-A12, with product MTKLEDHMEGVINIFHQYSVRVGHFDTLSKGELKQLITKELANILKNTKDKPTIDKIFQDLDSDRDGQVSFKEFMSLVTSVLETAHENIHKE